The Solanum pennellii chromosome 4, SPENNV200 genomic interval ATGATAATTGGACATTCAAACTTTgaaacaaagagaaaatatatgtacataaaaatatctattttttagAAGAAATCATGAGTTTACATACATTAATTAGATATTTGAGTTTTTACTTAATACAAATAGCGTTAGATTTAGGGTATTAATCATGTTATATGATTAGTATAATCAGTGGCGCATCCCAAGATTTTCAGGGTATTAATCATgttatataattagtataatcAATAGCGTATCCAAAATTTTCACAAAGTGGGTTCaagatataataaataaaatcaaaatctcaaaatgtGGGAATGGAAATTCAAGCTTGCATGCGGGAAAATTATGCCTTTTTCACCACTAGGCCAAGGATCACACTTGTGTTAGTGGGGtcaaaagttaatatatacatataaaattttaaaaactaattaaatatacatatatatgcgGTATTATTTTTCAACGAAGTGGGTTCATGTGTACCCACTTGACCCTCTATGGGTCCACCCATGAGTATAATGAATTTATCATTTAACTTCTATTAATTGATAGAGTCGTAAACATATTACTCACTGCATTTTTCAAAGTCATTAACACAATGTTAGTAACACAAACATCCAAACCAGATTATGgattatgtatatatgatttgtTTCTATTTGTAATTTGAGCAATGACCATTAAGGCcccaaaatttacaatcttatttattttctatatgtaGATTTTACTTCTATGAGCATCTTTTTGGGAGAATAATTCAATTGGAATTAAAATAAAccttaaaattttctaaataaattgaaaaaaaaaacatttaatttcCAAATTTACCCCTTTGGAGGCCCTAGGCATGTGGTATTCACTATTCTGCCCTACCAATTACTCTCTGGAAAGCCTTCATTTCTCACTCAATCGTCTCTTTTGCTACACAAACACCTTGACTGCACAGCTCTACTGATCAGAGGGCTAAACCGAAGAAGAAGGAGGTCAAAAATGGGAACCCTCGGGAAAGCAATTTACTCCCTGGGATCCATCGTTCGAGCGACCGGCAAAGCTCTTGATCGCGTCGGAAATCGCCTACAAGGCACCTCCCACATAGAGGAACACCGTAATTTCCTTATTCTTAACCCTAGATCTCACCTCCCGTTTCCTCCACAATGTTTAATTTACTGATGTTTGAATATGATATTGTGTCGCGGATGCATCTATGCTTGTTTATGTTATTGCATTTTATCCTAATTTGTTAATACTTTTTGTCCGGGGAAAAAATTGGTAGAGTTTGGAGTGTGGAGGTTAGAACATTTAGAAATTGTTCTTAATTTAGAAGTTGACGTTAGTTAATAAGCTTATTTACCTTGTGTCTCTATTGCTACTATGCTTGTTAATGTTATTGCATTTGAGCTTTGTTAGTACTCTTTGATTAGGAAAAAATGGTAAAATTTGGAGTGTGGAGGTCAGAACATCTAATTTTCAATCTGAGGGCATTAAGGAATTGATCCtaattttgaagtttttgtGAGTTAATACATTTATTTACCAATGTTTCAATATGATATTGGTGTCTCTTCTGCATCtacaattgtatatgttatTGCATTGAATCCTTTGGGCTTAGTTAATACTCGTTTGGGGGGAAATGGTATATTTTGGAGTGTGGAGGTTAGAACATCTGATTTTCAGTGTGAGGGAGGTCATTtagaaataacataaatattttatacatcAAACAAAAATAGACTGTAAATCACAACTTCTGTAGAAAAAATTTAGTGGACGAAACATTCTGTGACTCCTCAATTAGTGCAAGTAGTATTCTTCTTGAGAATGTGAAACGAAGTCCTGTGAATGCGCAGTTCTCCTGTCTTCTTCAGGTCGTTATTGGAGTTCTTAGATTTGCACTTTTGAAATAGGTGTCCAGTCTCTATGAAGTTGTGCTTTAGGAAAAAGAACTAGGAAAGGGTGGAAAAGGCATTTTGGAGTGGGTTCTAATGCGTATTCATACTCTTATgcttatttgaattttatgttcAGTAATTTTAGGTAGCTGATTCTGAGCGCAGATGAAGTACAAGAGAATGAAAGATGTAATATGTTATAATTGTCCTTGTAAAACATAAGAGATGCAGGCAATAACCTTAAGGGCTGGTATCTTATCAGAACTTCCCTTGTGTCAAAACCTATTTGCTTGGTCCTTTTGATTAATCCTTTTACTCATGGTTAGGATTTTGATTCGCCGATTTGGTTGTTGTTAAGAGTTAAGACACCAAAGACCCTTCTATTCTTAAAATTTGTTTGGTTGTATAAGAGAATCCCGGGAGAAAGCAAGTTAGATCTTAGGGCGAAAGCTCCATTGGATGGTTCATTCCAGTCTGAATAGCACCACTTATGCTTATAAAAGTGGTGCTATGTTTTATCAATGCAAGGAACCTGTCAAATGATGTGAGTAGAGTTAGCTACTTGCCTTAGAACCTGTTTGCTTAATGATATTAGCTAAACCTATTCTAGCTGCATATTTAGCAGATTTTCAAGGGCTATTGTTGCTTATGGCGAAGACTTTAGGCAGTTCATATGGTCACCAAATATTTTGCTGATTCAAATAGGTGTGCCTTCAAATGGAGGAAGGATCACAAAGTTGGTTTAAGTTATTCCACAATGTTGTGGGATGTGGAAATGATCTCCTTATATCTTGGACAATTCTCACATCATGGCTAGATTTTGGGGTTGAGCTAAGTGTAAGATGCACTCATATTCCGGTTGGCAAGCTCAGGCTTGTTAGGGAGTTAAGTTGTCCCACATCAGTTGTTGAGATGTAGAATTGATCTCCGTATATAGTAATTGGACTCCCTCTCCTTGTGAGCTAACTTTTAGGGTCAGTTAGGCCCATGGTCCATTTCTTATTGGTTGGTGGTTGATTTAAGAGGGACCTGAAATGGAATTTTGTGTGGATTTCTTGCTAGTCTCCATTATGTATTGAGAACTTGATTGCTATGCTAGTTGCTTCACTCTACCTTCTAAAACATTATacattatcaattttattttaaaaataaatgacatTAACTCATTAAGTGAAGCatttttgtcatatttatttGTTCTCATATGAATTGCTCCAGTTATGCCTCACTGATCCTTCATGCCACAATTCTTAGATACCTTCTCAAACCCGATCTACctcattaaaagaaaaataattgtctGTTATTTAGCCTTCCTTCTAGTAGTTAGACTCCCTTTTAAGTGGTCAAATTTTGATCTTATGTGTGATTAGTTACACCTTCTATGTTTCAGTGTCCAGGCATCGGACTCTTATGAACGTATTTGATAAAGCTCCAGTGGTGGACAAGGATGTATTTGTAGCTCCAGGTGCCTCAGTCATTGGAGATGTCCATGTGGGACGCAATTCATCTATTTGGTATGGATGTGTACTAAGAGGTACGTATCTTATCAacattgttgttgttggatGGAATGTTCAAGTGTTACATGTCAGTTTTGATTCTTAAGTAATAGCAGTTTTAACCATGTTTCCTTGTCTCATCCATTGTTCTAGTGCATTAAATTTGTGAAGTTAGTATGATGCACGCTGTCCATTAGCAAATAAGAGTTAATCTTTTGTTGCTTGCTGGCCTTCTATATTCGTCCCTCAATTTCTCCATATGGCAGTTAACATAGAGTACTAAAGTTTTGAGAATGGAGCATAGAGTACTAAAGTTGCGGTATGTGCAGTACTCTTTGAATAGTGTAGCTCTTAATTTAGGACAAACTATTTGAAAATTGATCAGCAAATGAATGTTATTTTTGGGGCTTCTTGGCTAAGTTTATCGGGTGCAGATCTAGAGGTTGGATCCTCCAATTATCTAATTTTAAAGATTCTGGGATATAGATCCATGTATGAATACGGGTACGGGTACGGGGATTcgcctaaaaataattaaaatatctataatAGAGTTATAAAACctaaattatgagatattatgtgGAGAACTTGAGGAGAATCCTAGAAGGTGATTAAAGGATAAAGAGTGATGTGGAAATTTATATAGAAAAGGTattccattttcttcaatttcaccttagcttTTGTATTGATTACAGGAATTATTAAAACTCTCGCGGCCTTCCCCATTGATTTTGGTTAAAGTACCCAAATCGGATACAAATCTCACACCCCCACATATGTCATGTCAACACGGGTGCGGCACCAAAAGGGAAGAGTCCGGGCAAGTTAGCTTCTTGGAACTTGAACAGTTTGTTTGAGTCACtagtttcaaattaaaaaaaaaacaatttttgtaGATCTCTTCAATCTTTTGGCTGTCGAACAGCAATTGCAACGGTCTGATTGACGCTTCATTGGGATAGATGTAGGAAATCTCTTCTCCTTgatatattattcttttcaaTCCCACAAGACACTTCAGAATGTAAAAAGAACTTTGAATAAATGCATAAAATACCATTTATATGGTTCTTGTTTTAAATTGTACATAAGGACCCTAATACCCTGTCTTACACATGCCTATGTATAGTGTGTTATTACATATCCATTCTCGTATCACATAAACAATCAGTGAAAATGTGAGGGGTGGTAAGGGTGTGGTAAGAGTGTTCTCATCCCAGTTCAACCTGTTTGGGATATTTTTAACTTCTCATACATGACCCATTCCAACAGGTGGGCTCCCCTTCCCCTTGTATATGAGCTCTTGTAACTAATGAGTTAGGTGAAGTTCAACttttattttgagttatttGTTTCTTTGTTTACCTATTCCTCCCTTCTCCAGCCTTTTTCCCTTTCATGTTTCACAAATATGATTGTCCATGGGGGTGGTGTATTTAATAATTTCTAATAATTAATGATAACACAACTTCAGCATCTTTTTTTGTCATGATTATTAGTCGGCAAGAAATTTTTCGTATTTGCATGTTATATTgctgttttttaaattttatgtgccTTCTCTTTTACAGGTGACGTGAACAGCATCAGTGTTGGATCTGGTACCAATATACAAGACAACTCCCTTGTTCATGTGGCCAAATCAAATATAAGTCAAAAGGTGCTGCCCACCATTATAGGGAACAATGTCACTGTTGGTAAGCATTTAAGTCAAGTGAGCATCAGTTATCTTGGTTTGATGGATAGTGACTTAAGCTTTCTGTAGGTCATAGTGCTGTTGTACATGGCTGCACCATTGAGGATGAGGCCTTCATTGGTATGGGAGCCACACTGCTtgatggtgttcatgtagagaAACATGCCATGGTTGCTGCGGGAGCCCTTGTGAAACAGAACACAAGGATTCCCTCCGGAGAGGTAGGTATCCAGTAGTCCCCTCATCACCAATGATTGCTTTACTGTAAGTTCACTGTTAAAAAGATGTGGTATAGACGCATTGCTAAAATGCTTTGGATGGGTGAAATTCCATGGAGGTGTTCTACTCTCTTTTTTGATAAGGGGTGTTCTACTCTCCTCTTGAGGTTTGCTGCTACTTGCTAGCAATAACACCTCACCTCTTAAAATACGTGTATGGagtttctctttcttttgtggGTTTCATTCTCTGGCCCACCTATGTTGGATATGAGAGAAGCAAGGACGACATGATTGAATTTTGTCTTATATTAGATATTGCATTTGGCAATACTGTATTATCATATAGGAGATTGCCCTTATCTATCTGATCTTGATTGCAATTAGAGCTTCAAAATTTCCTAGTTTATTACTGCTGCACAAGGTAAAGTCTATTTTCTTCCTAGAGAAAAAGAGTGGGTGAAGAAAGCAGCTTCTTATgcaattctatttattttgcttgcTATGCTATTCTGAATAGGTCCGATACAACAGTGTTACTTATATGTTACAAAGTCATAAgtaatgtgaatatgagatcaaAACTCTGACACCCAACTTATGACTTGACTCGTTCTATTTTCCTGTAATATTTGACTTGTCCCACTGTTTTAACTATGTACTATGATTGGGGTTCGAAGGAGTTTTAAGACTCTCAAACGTTTCATAAATCTACCAAGTTACATCTTTTGCTCTCATTCCATCATGAATCAGTGTGGTGAATCGCTGGATTTAACACTCAGCATGAAGCCACATCATGATTGGCTTCTTCTGCAAATAGGTATGATTTAAGAGGCTCATATCTAATCGTGAATCTATATGACACAGGTATGGGCAGGCAATCCCGCTAAGTTTCTGAGGAAGCTAACTGATGAAGAGATAGCCTTCATTGCTCAGTCAGCAACCAACTACTGTAACCTTGCTCGTGTCCATGCAGCTGAGAATTCCAAGTCCTTTGacgaaattgaatttgaaaagaTGCTTCGTAAGAAGTATGCCAAACGTGATGAGGAATATGATTCTATGATTGGTGTTGTCCGTGAAACACCTCCCGAGCTTGTACTTCCTGATAATATCCTCCCCGAAAAAGCTGCCAAGAGCATCTTCCAATGAGATCAGTGCCCAAGCAACTCTCTCTTTTTTTGCTTTCCAGAGATTTATTTTACACCGTGAGCATCTGTACGGAGAATAGTCATGGATATTGGCTGTTACCCTTCCAAATAATATCAAACTTATTGGATAACATCGGTACGTCACTGCTTTGTAGTTAAGACTTTTGCCCCTTGTTTCCCAGAAATTCTTCAGCTTGGAAAAGGAAGTTACGCCCAGAAGTGCTTGTAACTCGAGAAATCGTTTTCAATAGATTAATTTGGTAAATTGTTATTGGAATAACATAAAACATTGACAGCACAttccaaaaatatttcttcATCAGTTGAAGCATTTATGTTTAGCAATGCCCTTCTTGTTTGAGATTCCATGCATTATTGAGATCCATGACTAAGTAGCACAGTGCATGTGGGGAAATCAATGACCTAAACCTAAGGCATGTTAGCTAtagttatattaattataatattataaaggTAAAGATGATTGGCTGATTGGGGTATGAAGAGCCAAAAGACTAGCAATTTCCCCGTAAATTCAGCCTTGTCTTATTGTGTTTTTATAATGACAAAAAAAGGACTGTATATGAATGATTGGTATCTGTTGAATTGTTTGGTTTTGAATGTAGTCATCTTTGGTCatgaatctctttatttttctttacccTTCGGCGCATACTTGATTTTCAGCtctcttttagaaaaatatttatttttttcaagatgTGTATAATCTATCTTAAGGGGTCCATTAGGGGATTCCTTTTGGACTACTTTTTCTTCTTACATAATTGGTCTTCTCACTCCACAAATGGTACTTTCTACACCATTCATAGTGGGGTAGGAGCCACAATTCTAGTAAAACGTTTTGTTTTCGCAAAACTCAGTAACTTTACATTAAAATATCTATTTGTGTTTTAGTGAATATCTCGACTCTCAATTAATCAACTAGTGGAATGATTAAGGTCCCTTAAAGATCTCGAATTCGATCTGTGAGAATGAAAAAATCTTAGTAGGTACGTCACATGTCACCCTTTTAAATGGGCGCTAACTCATATTAGTTAGAATTTAATGCAGGTATCGCATATGGTGAAACAAAAATTGTAGCAATTGGACAAATACTCGATCAAATAGGAGTTTTTCAAAGTTGATTGAGgagaaaaaattgtacaaaatatagagaggcattattgggagagagagagagagacaaaaTCTGAGGGAAGAGCACGAGTTAAGATATGTTTCAGTTAAAGGCTATAATCTATACGAACAATGATGAACAAAAATCCATaaatatttcaacaaaattga includes:
- the LOC107018136 gene encoding gamma carbonic anhydrase 2, mitochondrial; its protein translation is MGTLGKAIYSLGSIVRATGKALDRVGNRLQGTSHIEEHLSRHRTLMNVFDKAPVVDKDVFVAPGASVIGDVHVGRNSSIWYGCVLRGDVNSISVGSGTNIQDNSLVHVAKSNISQKVLPTIIGNNVTVGHSAVVHGCTIEDEAFIGMGATLLDGVHVEKHAMVAAGALVKQNTRIPSGEVWAGNPAKFLRKLTDEEIAFIAQSATNYCNLARVHAAENSKSFDEIEFEKMLRKKYAKRDEEYDSMIGVVRETPPELVLPDNILPEKAAKSIFQ